A DNA window from Dunckerocampus dactyliophorus isolate RoL2022-P2 chromosome 17, RoL_Ddac_1.1, whole genome shotgun sequence contains the following coding sequences:
- the nars1 gene encoding asparagine--tRNA ligase, cytoplasmic isoform X1 — MATDITQGLDQVSVGELYVSDKCGNDQDGDGSEQKPFKTPLKALLFIGGEPFPIIYVDSQKEEERWAVISKTQMKNAKKAFNREQAKNESKEKKEAEDNERREKNLEDAKKIILEKDTSLPDPETVKIHLLGTKRGQRVKVFGWVHRLRRQGKNLMFMVLRDGTGFLQCVLSDKLCQCYNGLVLSTESTVALYGTVTPVPEGKQAPGGHELHCDFWELIGLAPAGGADNLLNEESDVDVQLNNRHMLIRGENVSKILRVRSTVTQCFRDHFFNRGYYEVTPPTLVQTQVEGGSTLFNLNYFGEQAYLTQSSQLYLETCIPALGDSFCIAQSYRAEQSRTRRHLSEYTHIEAECPFITFEDLLDRLEDLVCDVVDRVLKSPAAQLLYDINPNFKPPKKPFKRMNYSEAIEWLKQHDVKKDDGTYYEFGEDIPEAPERLMTDTINETILLCRFPAEIKSFYMQRCSDDKRLTESVDVLMPNVGEIVGGSMRIWDSDELLEGYKREGIDPTPYYWYTDQRKYGTCPHGGYGLGLERFLTWLLNRHHIRDVCLYPRFIQRCRP; from the exons ATGGCGACGGATATAACACAAGGTTTGGACCAAGTTTCTGTTG GTGAGCTGTATGTGTCGGACAAATGTGGCAACGACCAGGATGGAGACGGCTCTGAGCAGAAACCCTTCAAAACTCCTCTCAAG GCTCTGCTCTTCATTGGTGGTGAACCATTCCCTATCATCTATGTAGACTCACAGAAAGAGGAAGAG CGCTGGGCAGTGATCTCCAAGACGCAAATGAAGAACGCAAAGAAGGCTTTTAACCGAGAGCAGGCCAAGAATGAATCCAAGGAAAAgaaggag GCAGAAGACAATGAGAGGAGAGAGAAGAACCTGGAAGATGCCAAGAAAATCATTCTTGAAAAGGACACCAGTTTGCCCGACCCAGAAACG GTTAAAATCCATCTTTTGGGCACAAAGCGAGGTCAGAGAGTCAAAGTGTTTGGATGGGTTCATCGCCTCAGGAGGCAAG GGAAGAATTTGATGTTTATGGTGCTGAGAGATGGAACCGGtttcctccagtgtgtcctgtcTGATAAACTG TGCCAGTGCTATAACGGCTTGGTGTTGTCCACGGAGAGTACTGTAGCTCTGTATGGCACCGTGACGCCTGTTCCTGAAGGAAAACAG GCACCAGGAGGCCACGAGCTCCACTGTGACTTCTGGGAGCTGATTGGCTTGGCACCGGCGGGCGGGGCCGACAACCTTCTGAACGAAGAGTCCGATGTGGACGTCCAACTGAACAACCGACACATGCTGATCAGAGGAGAGAACGTCTCCAAGATCCTCAGGGTCCGCTCCACGGTTACGCAGTGCTTCAGGGACCACTTCTTCAACCGCGGGTACTACGAG GTTACTCCTCCAACTTTGGTGCAGACTCAGGTGGAGGGCGGCTCCACGCTGTTTAACCTCAACTACTTTGGCGAGCAGGCATATCTGACGCAGTCGTCCCAGCTTTACTTGGAGACGTGCATACCTGCACTGGGTGACAGCTTCTGCATCGCTCAGTCGTACCGAGCCGAGCAGTCCCGGACCCGCAGGCACCTTTCTGA GTACACTCACATTGAGGCGGAGTGTCCCTTCATAACATTTGAGGATCTTCTGGACAGACTGGAGGACTTGGTGTGTGATGTTGTGGACCGAGTTCTGAAATCTCCTGCTGCACAACTGCTCTATGACATCAACCCG AACTTCAAACCCCCTAAGAAGCCATTCAAGAGGATGAACTACTCTGAAGCCATTGAGTGGCTCAAACAACATGATGTCAAGAAGGACGATGGCACCTACTACGAGTTTGGAGAG GACATCCCCGAGGCCCCGGAGAGGCTGATGACCGACACCATCAATGAAACCATTCTTCTTTGTCGTTTCCCAGCTGAGATCAAATCCTTCTACATGCAGCGCTGCTCTGACGACAAACGTCTCACAGAGTCG GTTGATGTTTTGATGCCAAATGTGGGTGAGATAGTGGGAGGCTCAATGCGTATCTGGGACTCTGATGAGCTGCTGGAAGGCTACAAGAGGGAGGGCATCGACCCGACTCCATACTACTGGTACACAGATCAG AGAAAGTATGGCACGTGCCCTCATGGTGGTTATGGTCTTGGCTTGGAGCGCTTCCTCACCTGGCTGTTGAACAGACATCACATTAGAGACGTCTGCCTTTACCCACGATTCATCCAACGCTGCCGaccctaa
- the slc31a2 gene encoding probable low affinity copper uptake protein 2 isoform X2 — MEKIKAIGNEMTFYASSNVTLLFDFWNVNSPGGMVLSVVVVMLLTVFYELLKVWRVWLSTSTFAHHSSYTAGPPSHHSDSVSVLENNPSEASLTEGHHSFPSTRGRWLRHGIQTLLHMLQVALGYMLMLCVMSYNTWIFLGIIVGSSLGYFISFPLLRQH, encoded by the exons ATGGAGAAGATAAAAGCCATCGGGAATGAG atGACCTTTTATGCGTCAAGCAATGTGACGCTGCTGTTTGACTTCTGGAATGTGAACAGCCCTGGAG GTATGGTCCTATCTGTGGTAGTAGTCATGCTGCTGACAGTCTTCTACGAGTTGCTCAAAGTGTGGCGAGTGTGGCTTAGCACGAGCACGTTTGCTCACCATTCTTCTTATACGGCGGGCCCGCCGTCCCACCACAGCGACAGTGTTTCCGTGCTGGAAAACAACCCCTCGGAAGCTTCGCTCACAGAGGGACACCATTCTTTTCCAAGCACCAGGGGCCG ATGGTTGAGACACGGGATCCAGACGCTGCTCCACATGCTGCAGGTGGCTTTGGGCTACATGCTGATGCTGTGCGTCATGTCCTACAACACCTGGATCTTCCTCGGCATCATTGTTGGTTCTTCATTGGGCTATTTCATCTCATTCCCTCTGCTGCGTCAGCATTGA
- the slc31a2 gene encoding probable low affinity copper uptake protein 2 isoform X1, producing the protein MKMAKMSPVLYIGLEYGLTNNFKLAELFFTQELSNTPEDPFLDAMEKIKAIGNEMTFYASSNVTLLFDFWNVNSPGGMVLSVVVVMLLTVFYELLKVWRVWLSTSTFAHHSSYTAGPPSHHSDSVSVLENNPSEASLTEGHHSFPSTRGRWLRHGIQTLLHMLQVALGYMLMLCVMSYNTWIFLGIIVGSSLGYFISFPLLRQH; encoded by the exons atgaaaatggctaaaatgtcacCAGTGCTGTACATTGGCCTGGAGTACGGCCTGACCAACAACTTCAAGCTGGCGGAGCTCTTCTTCACCCAAGAGCTGAGTAACACTCCAGAGGACCCGTTCCTTGATGCCATGGAGAAGATAAAAGCCATCGGGAATGAG atGACCTTTTATGCGTCAAGCAATGTGACGCTGCTGTTTGACTTCTGGAATGTGAACAGCCCTGGAG GTATGGTCCTATCTGTGGTAGTAGTCATGCTGCTGACAGTCTTCTACGAGTTGCTCAAAGTGTGGCGAGTGTGGCTTAGCACGAGCACGTTTGCTCACCATTCTTCTTATACGGCGGGCCCGCCGTCCCACCACAGCGACAGTGTTTCCGTGCTGGAAAACAACCCCTCGGAAGCTTCGCTCACAGAGGGACACCATTCTTTTCCAAGCACCAGGGGCCG ATGGTTGAGACACGGGATCCAGACGCTGCTCCACATGCTGCAGGTGGCTTTGGGCTACATGCTGATGCTGTGCGTCATGTCCTACAACACCTGGATCTTCCTCGGCATCATTGTTGGTTCTTCATTGGGCTATTTCATCTCATTCCCTCTGCTGCGTCAGCATTGA
- the nars1 gene encoding asparagine--tRNA ligase, cytoplasmic isoform X2 yields MATDITQGELYVSDKCGNDQDGDGSEQKPFKTPLKALLFIGGEPFPIIYVDSQKEEERWAVISKTQMKNAKKAFNREQAKNESKEKKEAEDNERREKNLEDAKKIILEKDTSLPDPETVKIHLLGTKRGQRVKVFGWVHRLRRQGKNLMFMVLRDGTGFLQCVLSDKLCQCYNGLVLSTESTVALYGTVTPVPEGKQAPGGHELHCDFWELIGLAPAGGADNLLNEESDVDVQLNNRHMLIRGENVSKILRVRSTVTQCFRDHFFNRGYYEVTPPTLVQTQVEGGSTLFNLNYFGEQAYLTQSSQLYLETCIPALGDSFCIAQSYRAEQSRTRRHLSEYTHIEAECPFITFEDLLDRLEDLVCDVVDRVLKSPAAQLLYDINPNFKPPKKPFKRMNYSEAIEWLKQHDVKKDDGTYYEFGEDIPEAPERLMTDTINETILLCRFPAEIKSFYMQRCSDDKRLTESVDVLMPNVGEIVGGSMRIWDSDELLEGYKREGIDPTPYYWYTDQRKYGTCPHGGYGLGLERFLTWLLNRHHIRDVCLYPRFIQRCRP; encoded by the exons ATGGCGACGGATATAACACAAG GTGAGCTGTATGTGTCGGACAAATGTGGCAACGACCAGGATGGAGACGGCTCTGAGCAGAAACCCTTCAAAACTCCTCTCAAG GCTCTGCTCTTCATTGGTGGTGAACCATTCCCTATCATCTATGTAGACTCACAGAAAGAGGAAGAG CGCTGGGCAGTGATCTCCAAGACGCAAATGAAGAACGCAAAGAAGGCTTTTAACCGAGAGCAGGCCAAGAATGAATCCAAGGAAAAgaaggag GCAGAAGACAATGAGAGGAGAGAGAAGAACCTGGAAGATGCCAAGAAAATCATTCTTGAAAAGGACACCAGTTTGCCCGACCCAGAAACG GTTAAAATCCATCTTTTGGGCACAAAGCGAGGTCAGAGAGTCAAAGTGTTTGGATGGGTTCATCGCCTCAGGAGGCAAG GGAAGAATTTGATGTTTATGGTGCTGAGAGATGGAACCGGtttcctccagtgtgtcctgtcTGATAAACTG TGCCAGTGCTATAACGGCTTGGTGTTGTCCACGGAGAGTACTGTAGCTCTGTATGGCACCGTGACGCCTGTTCCTGAAGGAAAACAG GCACCAGGAGGCCACGAGCTCCACTGTGACTTCTGGGAGCTGATTGGCTTGGCACCGGCGGGCGGGGCCGACAACCTTCTGAACGAAGAGTCCGATGTGGACGTCCAACTGAACAACCGACACATGCTGATCAGAGGAGAGAACGTCTCCAAGATCCTCAGGGTCCGCTCCACGGTTACGCAGTGCTTCAGGGACCACTTCTTCAACCGCGGGTACTACGAG GTTACTCCTCCAACTTTGGTGCAGACTCAGGTGGAGGGCGGCTCCACGCTGTTTAACCTCAACTACTTTGGCGAGCAGGCATATCTGACGCAGTCGTCCCAGCTTTACTTGGAGACGTGCATACCTGCACTGGGTGACAGCTTCTGCATCGCTCAGTCGTACCGAGCCGAGCAGTCCCGGACCCGCAGGCACCTTTCTGA GTACACTCACATTGAGGCGGAGTGTCCCTTCATAACATTTGAGGATCTTCTGGACAGACTGGAGGACTTGGTGTGTGATGTTGTGGACCGAGTTCTGAAATCTCCTGCTGCACAACTGCTCTATGACATCAACCCG AACTTCAAACCCCCTAAGAAGCCATTCAAGAGGATGAACTACTCTGAAGCCATTGAGTGGCTCAAACAACATGATGTCAAGAAGGACGATGGCACCTACTACGAGTTTGGAGAG GACATCCCCGAGGCCCCGGAGAGGCTGATGACCGACACCATCAATGAAACCATTCTTCTTTGTCGTTTCCCAGCTGAGATCAAATCCTTCTACATGCAGCGCTGCTCTGACGACAAACGTCTCACAGAGTCG GTTGATGTTTTGATGCCAAATGTGGGTGAGATAGTGGGAGGCTCAATGCGTATCTGGGACTCTGATGAGCTGCTGGAAGGCTACAAGAGGGAGGGCATCGACCCGACTCCATACTACTGGTACACAGATCAG AGAAAGTATGGCACGTGCCCTCATGGTGGTTATGGTCTTGGCTTGGAGCGCTTCCTCACCTGGCTGTTGAACAGACATCACATTAGAGACGTCTGCCTTTACCCACGATTCATCCAACGCTGCCGaccctaa